Below is a genomic region from Pseudomonadota bacterium.
ACGTCCGAGGCGACCGTGTCGCTCGTCACGTCGAGCGGCTGTGATCCCGCGAGGCTGCGCGCGGCGGCGGACGAGCTCGGGCGGCTCGGCCGCGTGGAGATCGGGGCGGGCAAGGCGATCGTCTGCGTCGTCGGCGCGGAGCTCTCGGGGAACGCGGCGGCGCTCGGCCGGATCTTCGGCGCGATCTCCACGGAGGGGATCCGGGCCGAGATGGTCTCGCAGAGCGCGGCGGCGATCAACGTCGGGTTCCTCGTCGACGAGCGCGAGATCGCGGCCGCGGTCCGGGCGCTGCACGGGCTCTTGCTGGATTAGTTGCGCCGCGGAGGTCAAGGTGGCATGATGTGGTCAGATGTAGGACAATAATGGAGGCCCCCATGCTGACAGAACGACGACTCCGGCGCAGCGACGACACCCTGGAAGCGCTCGCGCTCCAGCTCGAGGCCACGGCCGAGCGCGCCGCGTGCACGGCGCTCGTGCTCACGCAGAGGGACGGGCTCCCGCTCGCGGAGGTCGGCGAGGACGCGGCGGCCGAGGAGATCGCGGCGTTCGCGCCGACGCTCGTCCGCAACGGCCGGCTGTGGCACGGCGCGATCCCGACGACCGCGGGCGAGCGGCTCGTCACCGTCGCGCCCCTGCCGACCGGCGACGGGACCCTGTACCTGTGCGCCGTCGGCGGCCTCGTGTGCGTGCTCGGACCGGAGCTCGCCCTCGGCGGCCGCGGCGTGGCGCGCATCCTCGCCTGAACCGCGCCATTGTCTTGCCCGGCGGCGCGGCGGCCCCTAGACTGGCCCCCATGACGCGGCTCGCCACCTTCGTCCTCCCGTGCGCGGCGATCGCGTTCTTCGCCGCGGGCTGCCCGGCCCCCGGGGCCGCGAAGGCGAGCCTCGCGGTGTTCAGCGACGACCCGAAGGCCGAGCGGGCGTTCGACGCCGCGGTCGCGCTCTACGACGCGGGCGAGCTCGCGCGGGCGGACGCGGCGTTCGCGGCGTTCACCGCAGAGTTCGCGCGCGATCCGCTCTACGGCGGCGCGGTCGTCTTCCGGGCCCGCATCGCGATAGCGCAGGGCGCCCCGAAGGCGGCGCTGGAGCTCTGCGCCAGCCTCGAGGGCGCGAGGGTCGACAGGCTGACGAAGGAGCGCGCCCGGCTGTACGAGGGGATCGCGGCCGCGGCCCTCGGCGAGCACGACCGCGCGACGCGCCTATTGACGCCGTTCCTCGGCGCGCTGACCGATCCCGCGGAGAACGAGCTCCTCCTCGCGAGCCTCTGGCGCGCGGCCGTGGCGCAGGGCGATCTCGGGCGCGCGCTCACGTGGCTGGACGCGTACCTCGCGCTCCCGCCCGCCGACGACGGGGTCGCGGCGGCGCGCTCGGCGCTCGACGCGCTGCTCGTCGGCGTCGACGATCCCGACAGGCTCGAGGAGGCCGCGGCGACCGTCGATCCGCGCGGCGCGACCTGGCCCCGGGTCTTCGGCCGGCTCGTGCGCGCGCGCTACGATCGGGGCGATCTCGACGGCGCCGCCGCCGCGCTCGCCGAGCTCGTCGACGCCGGGAGGGACGCCGACGCCGGGGTGGCCGACGTCGCCCTGCTCATCGAGAAGAGATCCCGCGTCGATCTCGCCTCCATCGGGTGCATCCTGCCGCTGTCCGGCCGATCGCGGGTCGTCGGCGAGGCGGCGCTGCGCGGCGTGATGCTCGGCGCCAAGGAGCTGCAGACCCCGGAGGGGCGCGCGTTCTCCATCGTCGTGCGCGACACGGAGGGCAGCCCGGAGCGCGCCGGGGACGTGACCGAGGAGCTCGTCGTGGGTACCGGCGTCGCGGCGCTGATAGGCCCGCTGGACGGCGACGAGGCGGAGCGCGTCGCGGCGCGCGCGGCGCAGCTCGGGGTGCCGCTCCTGCTGCTCGCCCCGCAGGACGATCTCGTCACCGGCGGCGCGTTCCGGATCTTCCCGTCGCCGCGCGCGGAGATCGCGGCGCTCGTCGAGGCCGCCGCTTCCACCGGCGCGAAGCGCCACGCCATCCTCTACCCGAACAGCGGCTACGGCGCGGTGCTCCGCGATCTCTACGCGGCGCAGCTCGTTCGGTTCGGCCTCGAGCCGCTCGCGAAGATCGCCTATCCCGAGGGCACGACCGACTTCACGCCGTTCGCGAGGCAGCTCGCGGGCCGCGGGGTCGAGGTCGTGTTCGTGCCGGACGCGGCGTCGCGGATCGCCCTCGCGGCGCCCGCGCTCGCGGCGGCGGGGGTGCTCCGAACCGCCCAGGGCGCGTCGGGGGCGGCGAAGCCGGGCGGGATCCTCGCGGCGCCGGCCGTCGGCCTCTCCCCGGACCTCGTGCGCCGCGCCGGGAGATATCTGCAGGGCGCGCTTTTCGTGTCGCACTTCTTCGAGACGGCGATGCCGGCGGCGGCCCGGTTCGCGGAGCGGTTCCGCTCCGAGTACAGGGCCGAGCCGTCGCACTACGCGGCGTACGGGCACGACGCGGCGCTGCTGCTCGAGGCGGCGATCTCCAGGGGCGGCGCCAAGGGCCGGACCGCGATCGCCGCCTGGCTGCGCGCGAGAGGCGCGGGCGACGGCGCGGATCTCGGCGCCGCGGCGCGCTTCGAGGGCTTCGACGCGACCGGCGCCCCGACCGCAGCCCCCTTCGTGATCACGCTCGTCGGGGAGGCGTGGGAGATCTCCAGATGACCCGGCGGCGCGACGCGGGCACGGAACCGCTCTTCGGCGCGATCGGGGACCGGCGCGTGATAGTCTTCGTAGGCGCCGGCGGCGTGGGGAAGACGACGCTCTCCGCCGCGACCGCGGTGCGCGCGGCGCGGGAGGGGCGGCGCGTGGCGTGCCTCACGATCGATCCGGCGCGCAGGCTCGCCGACAGTCTCGGCGTCGCGAGCTCCGGCACCCGCGGCGAGCTCAAGGAGATCACGGGAACGCTCGGCGGCGGCGTCGCCGAGGGCGGGCGCCTCGCCTTCGGGATGCTCGACCCCAAGGAGACCTTCGACAGGTTCGTCGAGGAGCGCTCCTCGAGCCCGGAGCGCGCGCGGCGGATCCTCGAGAACCGGCTCTACCGCTACGTCTCGAGCTCCCTGAGCGGCATGCACGAGTACATGGCGCTCGAGAAGCTGTGCGAGATCCGAGGCCACCCCGACGTCGATCTCATCGTGCTCGACACCCCGCCCACCGCGAACGCGATCGACTTCTTCACCGCGCCGCGGCGGATGAAGGACGCGCTCGACGGGCCGCTCGTCCGCGTCATGCGGCGGGCCTACGCCGGCCCCGGCCGGCTCGGCTTCGACCTCGTCGGCCGCTGGGCGCGCGCCGTGCTCCGCGCGATCTCCAAGGTGACCGGCGGCGAGTTGCTCGACGAGATGATGGGGTTCGTCGACGCCCTGTCGGACCTGTTCGGGAGCTTCTCGGAGCGCGCGGAGGCCATCGAGAAGGTGCTCCACGGCGACGACGTCGCGTTCTGCCTCGTCACGACCCCGGACAAGGCGACGATGCGCGAGACGCGCGAGTTCCGGCAGCGCCTCTCCGCGCCCGGGCCCGCGGTCTTCGCGGTCGTGTTCAACAGGTGCCACGCGCCGCGCGTCCCGATGCCGCCGCCGGGCGTCGCCGAGGCGGACGCGCTCGCCGCGCTCAACGCCGAGTGGAACGCCGCGTTCGACCGCGAGTCCGAGCGCATCGTCGAGGTGCGCGATGGCTGGGACGGGCTCGAGGCGATCGGGATCGTGCCGCTCGTGCCGGAGGGGGCGTCGCGGGTGGCCGCGCTCGACGCGATCGCCGCGCATCTGTGAACGCCGCGGGCGAGGCGAGCCTCGCCCCTACTCGTACCGCCGCATGCGGACGATCGGCGCCTCGCCGATCTCGACGACGAAGTGGAACGTGAACTTGACGAGCCCGTCCGACTTCGAGCGGAGCCCCGCCGGCACGTTCGGGAACGGCGCCGCCTGCTCGACCGCCTCGTACGCCTCGTCGTCCAGGAACGGCGCGCCGCTCGGCTCCATGACGTACAGCTTCCTGAGCCCGCCTGCCGGCTCGAGGACGACGAGCAGCACGGTCACCCGGTCCTTGTGGCCGTAGATGTTGCCGTACGGATCGCGCCGCCTGTACTCGGCGCCGGGCTTCCAGAACCGCTCGACCTTGCTCTTCACGCGGTTGAAGAACGACGCGAACTCCCAGCCCGCGGTGTTGACGACCGTCGCGTCGCCGTCGATGACGTCCTCGAGGTGATCGAGCCCGGTGCCGGCGATCGCACCGGACATCGCCTCGCGGCTCGGGTTGAGGCTCAGGTTCTCGGGCGACCACGGCGCGCGCAAGGCGGTCGAGAACGTCCCGCCCGGCTCGCGCTCGAGCTCCGACGGCATCGGGGCGACGCCGTGCTCCTCGAGCCGCATGCCGCCCGGCGTCGTCGCCGAGTCCGCGCCCTTCCCGCCGAGCTGCGGCGCCGGCGCGACGTTCGCCGGCCCGGGCGTCCGGAACCTCGATCGCGTCTCCCGCTCGGCCCGCGAGTCGAGCTCCGCGAGGAACCGCGGCTTGGTCTTCGGCCGCTGCGCGACGACGGGCTTCGGGACGCGCACCACCTCGCCGTCCGGGATCTCCGCCTCCGGCTCGTACTCCTCGAGCTCCTCTTCCGGGGTCAGCTCCGGCTCGGGCAGAGGCGGGCCGTTCCACAGGTCGACGACGACCGGCTCGCCGCTGCCGGGCGCCGGCTCCATGTACTCGAGGATCATCCGCCCGAGCGGGACGACGAGGCACACGTGGAACAGGATCGCGAGCAGCGCGAAGATCGCGGCGGCCTTCCGGCGGCTCTTTCTGCTCGTCGACATCTCGAGTCCCCACCCACAGTAAAGCACGATTCGTGCCGGGTGTGTGGTCTCCCCGCCTCCGCAGGGCTACGGCGCGTTCGAGCGCGAGGGGTGGGAGATCACTTCGGGACGACGCCGGCCGCCTTCGCGGCCTCGCACGCGACCTCGACGCCGGTCGGGTTGCTGTCGATCGACAGCACCTTGAACTCCACGCGCCGGTTCTGCTCCCACGCCGGCTCGCTGTGCCCCGGATCGACCGGGCAGTACTTGCCGTAGCCGAAGGAGCGCAGCTTCTTCGCCTTGACGTCCTTCTTGACGAGGTACGACACCACGGACGCGGCGCGGTCGGCGGTGAGCTGCAGGTTGTACTTCACGTCGCCGCGCTCGTCCGCGTGGCCCTGCACCTCGATCAGGTCGATCTGCGGGTTGTTGTTGATGGTCTCGGCGACCTGGTCGAGGATGTCGTACGAGATCTCCTTGATGGTCGCGGAGTCGTACTCGAAATAGATCTTCTTGAGGATCTTGATCGAGTCCTTGGTCACGATCACGTCGCCCTGATCCGGGCAGCCGTCCTTGTCGTCCTTGCCGTTGTAGGTCTCGGGCTCGTTCGGGCAGGTGTCGTCGACGTCCGGGATGCGGTCCGCGTCGTTGTCCGGATCCGGGCAGCCGTCCTGGTCCTCCCAGCCGTCGGAGTCCTCGGGCTCGTTCGGGCAGACGTCCTTGATGTCGACGATGGCGTCCTTGTCGTTGTCCTCGTCCGGGCACCCGTCCTCGTCCTCGAACTGATCGAGATCCTCGGGATCGTCCGGGCACTTGTCGACGCTGTCGAGGATGCCGTCGCCGTCGCGATCACCCTCGCTGCGATCCGGGCACCCGTCCTCGTCCTTGTCGCCGTCCTTGTCCTCGGGCACGAGCGGGCAGTCGTCGTTCGTGTCGGGTACGCCGTCGCGATCGTTGTCCGGATCCGGGCACCCGTCCGAGTCGTTGAAGTCGTCCATGTCCTCGGGATCGTCGGGGCACTGATCGATGTCGTCCTTGATGCCGTCGCCGTCCTTGTCGCCTATCGACGGCTCGAACGCGAAGCCGATGAACACGCGGTGCT
It encodes:
- a CDS encoding TonB C-terminal domain-containing protein; this encodes MSTSRKSRRKAAAIFALLAILFHVCLVVPLGRMILEYMEPAPGSGEPVVVDLWNGPPLPEPELTPEEELEEYEPEAEIPDGEVVRVPKPVVAQRPKTKPRFLAELDSRAERETRSRFRTPGPANVAPAPQLGGKGADSATTPGGMRLEEHGVAPMPSELEREPGGTFSTALRAPWSPENLSLNPSREAMSGAIAGTGLDHLEDVIDGDATVVNTAGWEFASFFNRVKSKVERFWKPGAEYRRRDPYGNIYGHKDRVTVLLVVLEPAGGLRKLYVMEPSGAPFLDDEAYEAVEQAAPFPNVPAGLRSKSDGLVKFTFHFVVEIGEAPIVRMRRYE
- a CDS encoding ABC transporter substrate-binding protein, which gives rise to MTRLATFVLPCAAIAFFAAGCPAPGAAKASLAVFSDDPKAERAFDAAVALYDAGELARADAAFAAFTAEFARDPLYGGAVVFRARIAIAQGAPKAALELCASLEGARVDRLTKERARLYEGIAAAALGEHDRATRLLTPFLGALTDPAENELLLASLWRAAVAQGDLGRALTWLDAYLALPPADDGVAAARSALDALLVGVDDPDRLEEAAATVDPRGATWPRVFGRLVRARYDRGDLDGAAAALAELVDAGRDADAGVADVALLIEKRSRVDLASIGCILPLSGRSRVVGEAALRGVMLGAKELQTPEGRAFSIVVRDTEGSPERAGDVTEELVVGTGVAALIGPLDGDEAERVAARAAQLGVPLLLLAPQDDLVTGGAFRIFPSPRAEIAALVEAAASTGAKRHAILYPNSGYGAVLRDLYAAQLVRFGLEPLAKIAYPEGTTDFTPFARQLAGRGVEVVFVPDAASRIALAAPALAAAGVLRTAQGASGAAKPGGILAAPAVGLSPDLVRRAGRYLQGALFVSHFFETAMPAAARFAERFRSEYRAEPSHYAAYGHDAALLLEAAISRGGAKGRTAIAAWLRARGAGDGADLGAAARFEGFDATGAPTAAPFVITLVGEAWEISR
- a CDS encoding ArsA family ATPase — encoded protein: MTRRRDAGTEPLFGAIGDRRVIVFVGAGGVGKTTLSAATAVRAAREGRRVACLTIDPARRLADSLGVASSGTRGELKEITGTLGGGVAEGGRLAFGMLDPKETFDRFVEERSSSPERARRILENRLYRYVSSSLSGMHEYMALEKLCEIRGHPDVDLIVLDTPPTANAIDFFTAPRRMKDALDGPLVRVMRRAYAGPGRLGFDLVGRWARAVLRAISKVTGGELLDEMMGFVDALSDLFGSFSERAEAIEKVLHGDDVAFCLVTTPDKATMRETREFRQRLSAPGPAVFAVVFNRCHAPRVPMPPPGVAEADALAALNAEWNAAFDRESERIVEVRDGWDGLEAIGIVPLVPEGASRVAALDAIAAHL